A portion of the Anoplopoma fimbria isolate UVic2021 breed Golden Eagle Sablefish chromosome 15, Afim_UVic_2022, whole genome shotgun sequence genome contains these proteins:
- the zgc:112416 gene encoding uncharacterized protein C21orf58 has product MPRFQNGSSMVDQMTRLKLKLVEKRLLNEKHNMDDRAESAQSARSYDGHLDQLHCALRRKQDLLKRLREQHILEDLNRPHTWGGSHKKYMSHFFTSPQPPPPLLLHQPAPALSFLTPPPPALTQPQRIIQQTLPQQPATIIQQLPQQQPLITQITPPQPYPAPRSGSIKEDMVELMLMQNAQMHQIIMHNMMLKATTPTSPPEVPRFCVPQTTYLGQDTYYGNPILVRPDVKPRGNAVHHHHYGTTPAAPHLPPISHPAWPPEVRSVQSEKAGGHLPSIHHVTASLTLPPLDG; this is encoded by the exons ATGCCAAGATTTCAG AATGGCAGTTCTATGGTTGATCAAATGACAAGACTCAAACTCAAACTGGTGGAGAAG AGACTGTTAAACGAAAAGCACAATATGGACGATAGAGCGGAGTCTGCCCAGTCTGCAA GGAGTTATGATGGACATCTAGATCAACTGCACTGTGCACTGAGGCGAAAGCAGGACCTACTGAAAAGACTCCGG GAGCAGCACATATTAGAGGACCTCAACAGACCTCACACCTGGGGAGGGTCACACAAAAAGTACATGTCCCATTTCTTCACTTCCCCTCAGCCGCCTCCACCACTCCTACTCCACCAGCCAGcccctgctctgtcctttctgACCCCTCCACCGCCTGCCCTGACTCAGCCTCAACGCATCATCCAGCAGACT ctccccCAGCAGCCTGCCACCATCATACAACAGCTGCCACAACAGCAGCCTCTGATTACTCAGATTACCCCACCGCAGCCCTACCCGGCACCGCGCTCAGGCAGCATCAAAGAGG ACATGGTGGAATTGATGCTCATGCAAAATGCCCAGATGCACCAGATCATAATGCACAATATGATGCTGAAAGCCACGACTCCTACATCACCACCTGAAGTGCCCCGTTTCTGTGTCCCTCAAACTACATATCTTGGGCAg GACACTTACTATGGAAACCCTATATTGGTAAGGCCAGATGTTAAACCAAGAGGAAATGCTGTACATCATCATCACTATGGTACTACCCCTGCAGCACCACATCTGCCTCCCATCAGCCACCCCGCATGGCCACCAGAGGTGAGATCTGTCCAATCAGAAAAAGCAGGAGGACATCTACCCTCCATACACCACGTAACAGCCTCTCTAACACTCCCACCACTCGATGGGTAA
- the atg9a gene encoding autophagy-related protein 9A gives MAHFDTEYQRLEASYSDSPPGEENLMMHVPEGAKPQWHHIENLDLFFQRVYNLHQKNGFTCMLLGEIFELVQLLFVVGFTVFLANCVDYDILFANKFVNHTDSSKVTLPDAFLPVDVCSARIRDNAFVIFVLIISGVFWLHRLVKFIYNVCCYWEIRAFYINALKMTMSELPYATWQEVQARIVEIQKEHQICIHKKELTELDIYHRILRFKNYMVAMVNKSLLPVRFRLPALGESVFYTRGLKYNFELIFFWGPGSLFENEWSLKSEYKRGGNRLELADRLASRILWIGIANLLLCPVILVWQILCAFFSYTEVIKREPGSLGARCWSLYGRCYLRHFNELDHELMSRLSKGYKAASKYMNCFLSPLLTVVAKNVAFFAGSLLAVLIALTIYDEDVLAVEHVLSSITLLGVCITVCRSFIPDKHMVFCPEQLLRVILAHIHYMPDHWQGNAHRYETRDQFSQLFQYKAVFILEELISPVVTPIILIFCLRRKSLEIIDFFRNFTVEVVGVGDTCSFAQMDIRQHGHPAWMSEGKTEASIYQQAEDGKTELSLMHFAITNPQWQPPQETTHFISQLKERVHREATGATSDTNPLSLSESEPRSLIANLLVGPSTLASIHFGRDSSLTNHAAAGLSDGASALRSLSPISSSLHLRGSLSGARRASGHASTMSKAMAGSGTDARTVSSGSSAWEGQLTSLVLSEYASTEMSIHALYMHELHKQQSRGELSRHTWHRQESDESSDSIPDEVRSEPNPHSRHFPRSHTFPTTVPSPSAIPTSASAGSNTTLGQGGASSHSAGQRRYSGSNTDSLGAGGKVVKSARGVPMGGWAEEGQAAPRHHDTLPEESSEDDLPPHIHKIT, from the exons ATGGCGCACTTTGACACCGAGTACCAGCGCCTGGAGGCGTCCTACAGCGACTCTCCGCCCGGAGAGGAGAACCTGATGATGCATGTGCCTGAGGGAGCCAAAC cccaATGGCACCATATAGAAAACCTGGACCTGTTTTTCCAGAGA GTCTATAATCTGCACCAGAAGAATGGATTCACCTGTATGCTGCTGGGAGAGATCTTTGAGCTGGT TCAACTGCTGTTTGTGGTTGGCTTCACAGTGTTCCTAGCTAACTGTGTGGACTATGACATACTCTTTGCCAACAAGTTTGTAAATCACACTGATTCATCTAAAGTCACCTTGCCTGATGCCTTCCTCCCAGTGGATGTCTGCAGTGCCCG TATCCGAGATAATGCGTTTGTGATCTTCGTTTTGATAATCTCTGGGGTGTTTTGGCTACATCGCCTGGTCAAATTCATCTACAACGTCTGCTGCTACTGGGAGATACGAGCTTTCTACATCAACGCACTCAAGATGACCATG tcAGAACTCCCCTATGCAACATGGCAAGAGGTTCAGGCCAGGATAGTGGAGATCCAGAAGGAGCACCAGATCTGCATCCATAAAAAAGAGCTGACAGAGCTTGACATTTACCACCGCATCCTCCGCTTTAAAAACTACATG gttgccatggtgaataAATCACTCCTTCCTGTGCGATTTCGACTTCCTGCACTTGGGGAGTCTGTGTTCTACACCCGGGGTCTCAAATACAACTTTGAGCTCATCTTCTTCTGGGGGCCAG GCTCTCTGTTTGAGAATGAGTGGAGCCTAAAATCAGAGTACAAGAGAGGAGGTAACAGGCTTGAGCTGGCAGACAGGCTGGCATCCCGAATCCTGTGGATTGGGATTGCCAATCTGCTGCTGTGTCCAGTCATTCTGGTGTGGCAGATTCTCTGCGCCTTCTTTAGTTATACAGAG GTGATCAAGCGGGAGCCTGGTTCTCTGGGAGCGAGATGCTGGTCTCTGTATGGTCGATGTTACCTGCGGCACTTTAATGAGTTGGACCATGAGCTCATGTCACGCCTCAGCAAAGGATACAAG GCTGCATCCAAGTATATGAACTGTTTCCTCTCACCACTGCTGACGGTGGTTGCCAAAAATGTTGCGTTTTTCGCCGGGTCTCTTCTGGCCGTGCTCATCGCACTGACAATCTATGACGAGGATGTTCTCGCAGTGGAACATGTTCTCTCATCGATCACACTGCTTGGAGTCTGTATCACAGTCTGCCG aTCATTTATCCCAGATAAGCACATGGTGTTTTGTCCTGAGCAGCTGTTGAGGGTTATCCTGGCTCATATCCACTACATGCCTGACCACTGGCAGGGCAATGCACATAGATATGAGACTCGTGACCAGTTCTCCCAGCTCTTCCAGTACAAAGCA GTGTTTATTCTAGAGGAGCTGATAAGTCCTGTGGTGACTCCCATCATCCTGATCTTCTGTCTGAGGAGGAAGTCTCTGGAGATCATTGATTTCTTCAGAAACTTCACTGTGGAGGTGGTCGGGGTTGGAGACACTTGTTCCTTCGCCCAGATGGACATCAGGCAGCATGGACACCCTGCG tGGATGTCAGAGGGGAAGACAGAGGCGTCTATCTACCAGCAGGCAGAGGATGGGAAGACAGAGTTGTCTCTGATGCACTTTGCCATCACCAACCCCCAGTGGCAGCCTCCCCAGGAGACCACACACTTCATCAGCCAGTTGAAAGAGCGAGTTCACAGAGAGGCCACAGGGGCTACTTCTGACACAAATCCACTCTCACTGTCCGAGTCTGAG CCAAGGAGCCTCATTGCAAACCTTTTGGTGGGTCCCTCCACACTGGCCTCCATTCATTTCGGCAGAGATAGCTCTTTGACCAATCATGCAGCAGCTGGATTAAGTGATGGGGCATCTGCTTTACGCTCCCTTTCCCCAATCAGCAGTAGTCTTCACCTGAGAGGCAGCTTAAGTGGAGCTCGCAGGGCTTCAGGCCACGCGTCCACCATGAGCAAAGCAATGGCAGGCTCTGG GACGGATGCCCGGACTGTCAGCTCAGGCAGCAGTGCATGGGAGGGTCAACTCACCAGTTTGGTCCTGTCAGAGTACGCCTCCACTGAGATGAGCATCCATGCACTTTACATGCATGAG CTACACAAGCAGCAGTCCCGTGGCGAGCTATCCCGTCACACGTGGCACCGGCAGGAGAGTGACGAAAGCAGTGACAGCATCCCTGATGAAGTAAGGAGCGAACCAAACCCTCACTCCAGACATTTCCCTCGCTCACACACTTTCCCCACCACAGTTCCCAGTCCCAGTGCCATTCCCACTTCAGCTTCAGCCGGCAGTAATACCACCCTTGGCCAGGGGGGGGCGTCATCACACAGCGCCGGCCAGCGGCGTTATAGTGGATCCAATACAG ACTCTCTTGGTGCGGGAGGGAAAGTTGTGAAGTCAGCCCGTGGTGTGCCCATGGGAGGGTGGGCAGAGGAGGGTCAGGCAGCACCAAGACACCATGACACTCTACCAGAGGAGAGCTCAGAGGATGACCTGCCTCCTCACATACACAAG ATTACATAA